Proteins found in one Methanomassiliicoccales archaeon genomic segment:
- a CDS encoding ammonium transporter: MSISRATRIGLMVALGMILVPLISRSVSATDGLPGDVNQGDTAWLLISTALVFVMTPAVAFFYGGMLRKESFLSMLGQSVIIIGIVTLIWVLFGYSLAFGGYHRDLIGNLDFVLLDKVGGLPDLDYAPTIPSILFAMYQLMFGIITVALIIGGIAERMKLKAMIIFLAVWTCLVYLPVAHWMWGGGWLAKLGALDFAGGAVVHITAGVSVLAASIVLGKRLSVINGNGDHPHNIPMVVLGGGLLWMGWFGFNGGSALGSGSLAAQAFANTHIAGAMAAITWGLVSWLHLGRPSVLGLISGGVAGLAAVTPAAGYIDTRGAIVIGLAAGILCYCGILVRKKFKFDDALDVWGVHGIAGTMGMIAVGLLATSHVNEKTVINNGLLYGGGFTLLTAQLIAVVVIWIFAFGITFVMLKVLSRFTPIRMTKEEERVGADIIQHGETAYS; this comes from the coding sequence ATGAGCATTTCCAGAGCAACAAGGATCGGCTTGATGGTGGCATTAGGAATGATACTGGTTCCGTTAATATCCAGGTCGGTCTCTGCGACGGATGGGCTGCCCGGTGATGTCAACCAAGGAGACACTGCCTGGCTTCTGATCTCCACGGCGCTGGTATTTGTTATGACCCCAGCAGTTGCGTTCTTCTATGGAGGGATGCTGAGGAAGGAGTCTTTCCTTTCAATGCTTGGACAGAGCGTCATCATCATCGGAATCGTGACCTTGATCTGGGTCCTGTTCGGTTATTCCCTGGCATTCGGTGGCTACCACAGGGACCTCATTGGCAATCTTGACTTCGTTCTCCTTGACAAGGTCGGGGGATTGCCCGACCTGGATTATGCCCCCACCATCCCATCCATCCTTTTCGCAATGTACCAACTGATGTTTGGGATCATCACGGTAGCGCTCATCATCGGGGGTATCGCTGAGCGGATGAAGCTAAAGGCCATGATCATCTTCCTGGCTGTCTGGACCTGCTTGGTCTATCTCCCAGTGGCCCATTGGATGTGGGGCGGTGGATGGCTCGCCAAGCTCGGAGCATTGGACTTTGCCGGAGGTGCGGTGGTGCACATCACGGCTGGCGTTTCAGTCCTGGCGGCAAGCATCGTGCTCGGAAAGAGACTGTCTGTCATAAATGGCAATGGAGACCACCCGCACAACATTCCCATGGTGGTGCTCGGCGGCGGGCTGCTGTGGATGGGGTGGTTCGGTTTCAATGGTGGAAGTGCTCTAGGCTCCGGATCCCTGGCGGCACAGGCATTCGCCAATACCCATATTGCCGGGGCGATGGCAGCGATCACCTGGGGGTTGGTAAGCTGGCTTCACCTCGGCCGTCCATCCGTCCTTGGCCTCATCTCGGGCGGCGTCGCCGGTCTGGCAGCGGTCACTCCAGCTGCTGGTTATATCGACACTAGAGGAGCGATCGTGATCGGGCTTGCGGCCGGAATATTGTGCTATTGCGGCATATTGGTGAGAAAGAAGTTCAAATTCGACGACGCCCTCGACGTATGGGGCGTGCATGGAATCGCAGGCACGATGGGCATGATCGCAGTCGGCTTGCTTGCCACCTCGCACGTGAACGAAAAAACGGTCATCAACAATGGGCTGCTCTACGGAGGCGGATTCACTCTGCTGACCGCACAATTGATAGCGGTGGTGGTCATTTGGATATTCGCATTTGGGATCACGTTCGTGATGCTCAAAGTGCTGAGCCGGTTCACCCCCATCAGGATGACGAAGGAAGAGGAACGCGTCGGTGCGGACATCATCCAGCATGGGGAAACTGCTTACTCGTGA
- a CDS encoding leucine-rich repeat protein, with protein sequence MLISGAFFVATSATEGATVSTTNYRYEYINGSEVRITDYIGQGGAVVIPASLDGKPVREIGESAFSDNTRITSVVVPDSVRLIDDYAFAYSTAITSVTIGGSVSVIGNWTFFNCLSLTTASIPSSVSYIGGYAFAGCNAMTSINVSPSNPAYASMDGIMYDKANTTLIQCPSGKAGAVTIPDNVTSIGEYAFYSCGSVTSVTIPNSVISIDFEAFYYCTALTSVTIPANVTSLAYGVFYSCSSMTSFDVNASNPSFSSVDGVLYNKAATTLIQYPIGREGTFTIPNGVTTIGSTAFYNCMNLTSVTIPNGVTKIDSYAFQNCQGLASVTIPNSVTVIAYQSFYGCDALTSVTIPDSVVTIGGYVFAYCDSLTGVTIPASVISVGDMAFGYCLSLTSIDVNASNPNFVSIDGALYNKAATTLIAYPTQKLGGFTVPETVKVIKDRAFSNCVGLTSLIIGNNVTVIGNNTFSYCSALVTAKLSNSVSYIGNNAFYYCDKMNSLSLGTNVTTIGVQAFQSCSALTSVTISGKVASIGSQAFGSCRSLTAINVNASNPNFVSNDAVLYNKNMTTLIQCPGGKSGAFTIPSSVITIGNGAFSGCNLMTAITIPDSVASIGSGGFFGMTSLKQIDVSGGNPNYNSVNGVLYDEGIHTLIAFPSARTGSFIVPNSVTKIGASAFYLSNLTSAIIPSSVAEVEERAFTSTQYLTHLQFDGNAPICGRGWVSSDLAGLIVYYVNGASDFTSPTWFGVGTVAMFLVTGKVVDTNGKGMANLTVALESGASTMTDSNGNFSINASPGGHSITISGPGIDTKKVDAQVTGTGLVMGNITIGNNGTDLGLLILILIGVIAIILVLVFVAMKRRGGKSSTGMFTGSNRVPWQASENQPPKFESPPEPEPVQQLPIQPLTTSKKCPNCGSDASGTPFCGVCGKRLG encoded by the coding sequence ATGTTGATATCGGGTGCATTCTTTGTTGCCACCAGCGCCACAGAGGGAGCGACCGTTTCTACCACGAACTATCGATATGAATACATCAATGGGTCGGAGGTCAGGATCACGGATTACATCGGGCAAGGCGGCGCGGTCGTCATCCCCGCTTCCCTGGACGGCAAGCCGGTGAGGGAGATCGGGGAGTCGGCTTTCTCCGACAATACGAGGATCACGTCCGTCGTGGTCCCGGACAGCGTTAGACTGATCGATGACTACGCATTCGCCTATAGCACCGCGATCACCAGCGTAACGATCGGCGGCAGTGTCTCGGTCATCGGTAATTGGACCTTCTTCAATTGCCTTTCGCTCACAACGGCATCAATTCCTTCATCTGTCTCCTACATCGGGGGATATGCCTTTGCTGGCTGCAATGCCATGACCTCGATCAATGTGAGCCCATCCAACCCGGCCTATGCCAGCATGGATGGCATAATGTACGACAAAGCGAACACCACATTGATCCAATGCCCCTCCGGAAAGGCGGGAGCGGTGACCATCCCGGATAACGTCACAAGCATCGGCGAGTACGCATTCTATTCCTGTGGTTCGGTGACCTCGGTGACGATACCTAACAGCGTCATATCGATCGACTTCGAGGCCTTCTATTACTGCACGGCCCTGACCTCGGTGACCATCCCGGCCAACGTCACCTCCCTGGCCTATGGGGTATTCTACTCATGCAGCTCGATGACCTCGTTCGACGTTAACGCATCCAATCCCAGTTTCAGCAGTGTCGATGGGGTGCTCTACAACAAGGCAGCCACCACTCTGATCCAGTATCCGATTGGAAGGGAAGGGACCTTCACGATCCCCAACGGCGTCACCACGATAGGCAGCACCGCATTCTATAACTGCATGAACCTTACCTCAGTGACCATACCGAACGGTGTCACCAAGATAGACAGCTATGCGTTCCAGAATTGTCAGGGTCTTGCCTCCGTCACCATTCCGAACAGCGTGACCGTGATCGCATACCAATCGTTCTATGGTTGCGACGCCCTGACCTCGGTGACGATACCGGATAGCGTCGTCACCATCGGAGGATACGTGTTCGCCTATTGTGACTCCCTGACCGGTGTGACCATCCCTGCCAGTGTCATTTCGGTCGGCGATATGGCGTTCGGTTACTGCTTATCATTGACCAGTATCGATGTGAACGCAAGCAACCCGAATTTCGTCAGCATCGATGGTGCATTGTACAACAAGGCTGCCACTACATTGATCGCTTACCCCACTCAGAAGCTAGGTGGGTTCACCGTTCCCGAAACGGTCAAGGTGATAAAGGACCGAGCCTTCTCCAACTGTGTCGGTCTGACCTCCTTGATCATCGGAAACAACGTCACCGTCATCGGGAACAACACGTTCAGCTACTGTTCCGCTCTGGTGACAGCGAAACTATCCAACAGCGTTTCCTATATCGGAAACAATGCATTCTATTATTGCGACAAAATGAACTCGCTAAGCCTTGGAACGAATGTGACGACGATCGGAGTGCAGGCTTTCCAGTCATGCAGTGCACTGACCTCGGTGACAATCTCGGGAAAGGTCGCATCGATCGGTTCCCAGGCTTTCGGCAGCTGCCGGTCATTGACGGCGATAAATGTGAACGCAAGCAACCCGAATTTCGTCAGCAACGATGCCGTTCTCTACAACAAGAACATGACGACCCTCATCCAGTGCCCAGGCGGCAAGTCTGGGGCTTTCACTATCCCGTCCAGCGTGATCACCATCGGGAATGGCGCGTTCTCCGGATGCAACTTGATGACCGCCATCACGATACCCGATAGCGTCGCCTCCATAGGCAGCGGGGGCTTTTTCGGTATGACCTCGCTAAAGCAGATCGATGTCAGTGGCGGCAACCCGAACTACAACAGTGTGAACGGCGTATTGTATGACGAGGGCATCCACACCCTGATCGCGTTCCCAAGCGCGAGGACAGGCTCATTCATCGTACCGAACAGCGTCACCAAGATCGGTGCCTCAGCATTCTACCTATCAAACCTGACATCGGCCATCATCCCAAGCAGCGTGGCAGAGGTTGAGGAGAGGGCGTTCACCAGCACTCAGTATCTGACCCACCTTCAATTCGATGGTAACGCTCCGATCTGCGGTAGGGGATGGGTGTCATCGGATCTGGCTGGTTTGATCGTGTATTACGTCAACGGGGCCTCTGATTTCACCAGCCCCACCTGGTTCGGGGTAGGGACGGTGGCCATGTTCCTGGTCACCGGGAAGGTTGTCGACACGAACGGGAAAGGCATGGCGAATCTCACCGTGGCATTGGAGAGCGGCGCATCGACAATGACAGATTCAAACGGGAATTTCTCCATCAATGCTTCACCGGGCGGTCATTCCATCACGATAAGCGGCCCAGGGATCGACACCAAGAAGGTGGATGCGCAGGTGACCGGAACGGGCCTGGTCATGGGCAACATCACCATCGGCAACAACGGCACTGACCTCGGACTCCTGATCCTGATATTGATAGGCGTGATCGCCATAATCCTGGTCCTGGTGTTCGTGGCCATGAAGAGGCGCGGAGGGAAATCGTCAACGGGTATGTTCACTGGATCGAACCGGGTCCCTTGGCAGGCATCTGAGAACCAGCCTCCGAAGTTTGAATCTCCGCCAGAACCCGAGCCGGTCCAACAATTGCCAATCCAGCCGCTGACCACGAGCAAGAAATGCCCCAACTGCGGTTCGGATGCATCCGGCACGCCTTTCTGCGGTGTCTGCGGCAAGCGACTGGGTTGA
- the truD gene encoding tRNA pseudouridine(13) synthase TruD, with protein sequence MVYSENPNREREIGIEVFFTSTKGTGGRLKVNYEDFIVNEISIYPERTENGRYAIAKITSTNWETNRLVRMISKNLGITRNKITFAGTKDKRAITSQLFSIDAPVEAVQALSMHQVVVEDVYSSKKHITIGDLIGNAFQIKLRNTELKGEELAASLSQTRGELEAIGGFPNFFGVQRFGSIRPVTHLVGKHIVHGDFEKAVMVYIGNPNEEEDESSRLPRQHLQETMDFEAAIGEFPRTLTFERMLIGWLIRNPGDWAGAIKTLPPNLQMMFVHAYQSYLFNLILSERIRRGIPLDRPVVGDVVLPADRSGYADHDKPVPVTKFNLDLVEKSMRERKAYLSGVLFGSESKYAEGEMGEIERKVVETEGVQLRDFVVPQISECSSRGSRRELLAPFRDLKVVCTEDSADISFILGKGCYATVMLREFMKSDLLDY encoded by the coding sequence ATGGTCTATTCAGAGAACCCGAACCGCGAACGGGAGATTGGCATCGAGGTCTTTTTTACCTCCACAAAAGGGACTGGAGGGCGCCTCAAGGTCAATTACGAGGATTTCATCGTCAATGAGATCTCCATATATCCCGAGAGGACGGAGAACGGAAGATACGCCATCGCCAAGATCACCTCCACCAACTGGGAGACAAACCGGTTGGTCCGGATGATATCCAAGAACCTGGGCATCACGCGTAACAAGATCACCTTCGCCGGCACGAAGGACAAGCGGGCGATCACCTCGCAACTGTTCTCCATCGATGCCCCCGTGGAGGCGGTCCAGGCTTTGAGCATGCACCAGGTGGTGGTAGAGGATGTCTATTCCTCCAAGAAGCATATCACGATCGGAGACCTGATAGGCAATGCCTTTCAGATAAAATTGAGGAACACAGAGCTAAAGGGGGAGGAACTGGCCGCTTCACTATCCCAGACCAGGGGCGAACTGGAGGCGATCGGCGGATTCCCTAACTTCTTTGGGGTCCAGCGGTTCGGCTCGATAAGGCCGGTAACCCATTTGGTGGGAAAGCACATCGTTCACGGTGATTTTGAGAAGGCGGTCATGGTCTACATCGGCAACCCGAACGAAGAAGAGGACGAAAGCTCCCGCCTGCCGCGACAGCACCTCCAGGAGACCATGGACTTCGAGGCAGCGATCGGGGAGTTCCCTCGAACGCTTACGTTCGAGCGCATGCTCATCGGCTGGCTGATCAGGAACCCGGGGGATTGGGCCGGGGCCATCAAGACGCTGCCCCCGAACCTGCAGATGATGTTCGTCCATGCCTATCAGTCATACCTGTTCAACCTCATCCTGAGCGAACGTATCAGGAGAGGAATCCCTCTTGACCGCCCGGTGGTCGGGGACGTCGTTCTGCCCGCCGACCGGTCTGGTTATGCCGACCACGATAAGCCCGTACCGGTGACGAAGTTCAACCTGGACCTGGTGGAGAAGAGCATGCGGGAGCGCAAGGCTTACCTCTCCGGTGTGCTGTTCGGATCGGAATCCAAGTATGCCGAGGGAGAGATGGGCGAGATCGAACGGAAGGTCGTTGAGACGGAAGGCGTGCAGCTCAGGGATTTCGTGGTGCCCCAGATCTCCGAGTGTAGTTCCAGGGGTTCGCGCCGGGAACTGCTGGCCCCGTTCCGGGACCTCAAGGTGGTATGTACTGAGGACAGCGCCGACATCTCCTTCATCCTGGGCAAAGGTTGCTACGCAACGGTCATGCTCCGCGAGTTCATGAAATCAGACCTGCTCGATTATTGA
- a CDS encoding RpoL/Rpb11 RNA polymerase subunit family protein translates to MEIIQLEKDKDSILIQIKEADMTLISPLVKELLEDEMVSEVKYTAGHPDLEIPTLYVKVKSGKPQTALKRAAKALSNEFKEAREKLEKDLK, encoded by the coding sequence ATGGAGATTATACAGCTAGAGAAGGACAAGGATTCGATCCTTATCCAGATCAAGGAGGCCGACATGACCCTGATCTCACCTCTGGTCAAGGAGCTTCTCGAGGACGAAATGGTCTCAGAGGTGAAGTACACCGCTGGACATCCGGACCTGGAGATCCCAACACTTTATGTCAAGGTCAAGAGCGGCAAGCCCCAAACGGCCTTGAAGAGGGCGGCCAAGGCGCTTTCCAACGAGTTCAAGGAAGCTCGAGAGAAGCTCGAAAAGGACCTGAAGTAG
- a CDS encoding P-II family nitrogen regulator, translated as MKRIEAVIRTEKLNSVKNALEEIGTVGMTVYDVHGRGEQKGLEFTHRAGTYRVDLLPKTKIEIVASDAEVDKIVEAILKSARTGDIGDGKIFVSNVEESIKIRTGEVSTK; from the coding sequence ATGAAGCGGATCGAAGCGGTAATACGGACGGAGAAGCTGAACTCGGTCAAGAATGCGCTGGAAGAGATCGGGACCGTCGGAATGACAGTCTATGACGTCCATGGAAGGGGAGAACAGAAGGGGCTCGAGTTCACCCATAGGGCTGGAACCTACAGGGTGGACCTCCTCCCTAAAACGAAGATCGAGATAGTGGCCAGCGATGCGGAGGTGGACAAGATCGTGGAAGCGATCTTGAAATCCGCCCGCACTGGCGATATCGGGGATGGCAAGATATTCGTCAGTAATGTGGAAGAGTCCATCAAGATCAGGACTGGCGAGGTTTCGACAAAATAG